A region of Papilio machaon chromosome 14, ilPapMach1.1, whole genome shotgun sequence DNA encodes the following proteins:
- the LOC123721665 gene encoding protein LTO1 homolog, with protein MADDIDFNDVVEDIFLSENTLCQDSYKEGFRVGSEEGNSEGYHLGYHRGAEIGRELGFYYGIVTNYLEQNKSDSKQEDRLSDKTIKQLEKVKGLIDTFPHNNSEHHDILTLLETIRAQYKKVCAMLKVSSNNPYVGDISF; from the exons ATGGCTGATGATATAGACTTTAATGATGTTGTTGAAGATATATTTCTAAGCGAAAACACATTATGTCAAGACAGCTATAAGGAAGGTTTCCGGGTTGGCTCTGAGGAAGGGAACTCCGAGGGCTATCATTTAGGCTACCACAGAGGAGCTGAAATCGGAAGAGAATTGG GATTTTATTATGGTATTGTTACAAACTATTTGGAACAAAACAAGTCTGATTCAAAGCAAGAAGATAGACTTTCAGATAAGACAATAAAACAACTGGAGAAAGTGAAAGGACTGATTGATACATTCCCTCATAATAACTCCGAGCATCATGATATACTGACCCTACTTGAAACTATAAGAGCTCagtataaaaaagtatgtgCTATGCTCAAAGTATCATCCAATAATCCATACGTGGGAGATATATCATTTTAA
- the LOC106715615 gene encoding cytochrome b5-like → MVKEISSDEVKKHHDKRSAWIIIHNDVYDVTNFMSEHPGGEESLLEFAGKDGTTGFEDVGHSQDAREMLVKYKIGTLPACEITKKVHSCASCSKLKWAIIALAGAIVIGFALKKYLS, encoded by the exons ATGGTTAAGGAAATTAGCAGTGATGAAGTTAAAAAACATCATGACAAAAGAAGTGCTTGGATCATAATACATAATGATGTTTACGACGTAACAAATTTCATGAGTGAG CACCCTGGTGGTGAAGAATCTTTGCTGGAATTTGCTGGAAAAGATGGCACAACAGGTTTTGAggatgtaggacatagtcaagaTGCAAG AGAAATGTTAGTAAAGTATAAGATTGGTACCCTACCAGCTTGTGAAATCACCAAAAAAGTGCATTCATGTGCCAGTTG ttctAAATTGAAATGGGCCATCATCGCCTTAGCCGGTGCTATTGTCATCGGTTTCGCGTTGAAGAAATACTTAAGCTAA
- the LOC106715573 gene encoding alkaline phosphatase-like, which produces MHSWCVVLLSLFCITTCSLQTDQKYWKSLAEKELEEALQVRFNLRTAKNVILFVGDGMGPNTVTAARIYRGGETHKLAFETFPHVGLLKTYSADKMVPDSACSATALFSGIKANLGTLGVDATVPQSDCEASLNKDAWVDSLAAYALKAGKSSGFVTTMRVTHATPAPLYAHSASRRWECEANMPANAKQCKDIARQLVEDWPGRDLHVVLGGGRQVLVSNSTGTPDDPISAWSCYRQDGRDLIDEYRRDKEDRNLKYQIVSNTKELQNIDNNIDYLFGIFANEHLQYEFERNKSPEGQPSLTDMTKAAVQVLSKNPKGYFLMVEGGKIDMAHHRGRAKTAVDETVSMERAVQVAVDMTSDEDTLIIVTSDHTHTLTINGYPERGSSVFGIAGVSPFDRINYTTLSYGTGGPGSFQYDIKTIDNKTRAVRKEPSKEDTESYHYEQIAAIPLDENSHGGGDVAVYAKGPHAHLFHSVHEQHYVFQAIAYAAKIGPYSSGYKTEVNILLLTTAVLLLIKLF; this is translated from the exons ATGCATTCGTGGTGTGTGGTGTTGttgtctttattttgtataacaaCGTGCTCTTTGCAAACAG ACCAAAAATACTGGAAATCCTTAGCGGAAAAAGAGTTGGAGGAAGCATTGCAAGTTAGATTTAACCTGAGAACagctaaaaatgttatattattcgTCGGCGACGGCATGGGTCCTAACACCGTCACCGCGGCCAGAATATACCGTGGTGGTGAAACTCATAAGCTGGCATTCGAGACATTTCCTCATGTCGGTCTGCTAAAG ACGTATTCCGCTGATAAAATGGTACCGGATTCAGCGTGTTCTGCCACCGCCTTGTTCTCTGGTATCAAGGCTAATCTCGGTACGCTAGGTGTTGACGCCACCGTACCACAATCTGACTGCGAGGCGTCTCTAAACAAGGATGCATGGGTAGACTCTTTAGCCGCTTATGCTTTGAAAGCCGGGAAAAGCAGTG GCTTTGTAACAACTATGCGTGTAACACACGCGACCCCGGCACCACTGTATGCGCACAGCGCATCAAGAAGGTGGGAATGTGAGGCCAACATGCCGGCAAATGCCAAGCAATGCAAGGATATAGCACGACAGCTCGTCGAGGACTGGCCCGGGAGAGATTTGCAT GTAGTTCTAGGTGGAGGCAGACAGGTCTTAGTGTCTAATTCTACAGGCACTCCTGATGATCCCATCAGCGCCTGGTCATGTTACAGACAGGATGGAAGAGACTTGATAGATGAATATAGAAGGGACAAAGAAgacagaaatttaaaatatcaaattgtttCGAACACCAAAGAGCttcaaaatattgataataatattgattatttatttg GTATTTTCGCAAATGAACACTTACAATATGAATTCGAGAGAAACAAAAGTCCAGAAGGTCAGCCATCATTAACTGATATGACAAAAGCAGCTGTTCAAGTACTGAGCAAGAATCCAAAAGGATATTTCCTTATG GTAGAAGGTGGTAAAATAGACATGGCACATCATCGAGGTAGAGCAAAGACTGCTGTAGATGAGACAGTGTCTATGGAGCGGGCGGTACAAGTTGCAGTAGACATGACCAGTGATGAAGACACGCTGATCATCGTCACCAGCGATCACACGCATACACTTACCATCAACGGGTATCCTGAACGGGGGTCAAGTGTATTTG GTATCGCAGGGGTTTCTCCTTTCGATCGTATAAACTACACAACACTCTCCTACGGCACGGGAGGTCCAGGTTCCTTCCAATACGATATAAAGACTATAGACAATAAGACCAGGGCTGTGAGGAAAGAGCCCAGTAAAGAGGATACCGAGAGCTATCATTATGAACAAATAGCGGCCATTCCACTTGATGAAAACAGTCACGGTGGTGGGGACGTCGCAGTGTACGCTAAGG GACCCCACGCTCATCTGTTCCACAGTGTGCATGAACAGCACTACGTCTTCCAAGCGATAGCGTACGCAGCCAAAATAGGACCATATTCAAGTGGATACAAAACAGAAGTCAATATTCTTCTACTAACAACCgctgtattattattaattaaattattttaa